CGCAAATTTACAAAAACTTAGAAGTTTGTTTCATATTTTAATTTGCTGGGCCTATGGTATAATTCGTTTCGCATTTTGAGAATACAGCAAAGAAGAAATTAAGAAACGAGGAAAATGGAGTTTGGGGTGTAAGTAATTCTCAGAGCACCGGAGAAACCAATTTTTGTAGAGCGAATCTGAGGGAAGGGAGTTGATCCGTCATTTgattgcaggttcttgtttctaTATATTGCCTTTTAGTGCCCAGCATTGGCTTGTTAAATTGCAAATTGGTACACAGCTTACAGCGGGTTCGTTCCACCACCTGGCCGTAACTCCTCCTTACATGGAGTTATGATGATGGAATTGGTATACGAGAACGAACCAGCTATCTCTTAGACTACTTACATGTACAATGTGTGACTATTCACAGCGTGTTTCTTTAAGATCACTCACACATTAAAGAACTCATTGAGGCCATCCGTAAATTTTTCAGGTCTggcaaaaaatgaaaacaaaattggCAATCAAAGCGCTGAAAACTTATATACAAAAGCATAGCACAAGAAAGAATATACACTTTCACATTATTACTTATAGTTAGTTATCAACATCAATGTCTGGTTGATCCTTGAAATGTTTACGAGTGGATCTTCATTATGGATTAGCGCTTCAGATGTCAATCAGAATAGTTAGCTTAATTGGTACATTAGTGGTTATAATTTCTCCACTACGAGCAGCTAGCAGCCACACAGCAAGCTTAAGAGTGAGAACTCAAGGTGCCGACATAACCAAAGCCAGTAACATAAAAGGCGATGGTTTGGCCAAACAAGTAAATGAAGAGCCAGTACTTCCCAAAGACAACATCATAGCATGCACACATTAAAATGTATGTTCCCATGCCGAGCTCCAACAAGCTAAGTCTGTTCATGAACCAAACGAAGTAAACAACCCGCAACATTCAAAAAGTTACATACACAATTAAAATTTGGCGTTATGGAATGCAATGCTGCATGTTCTTGTTACCTGTCTCCAAAATCCGaatattttgatttctttgataATTTTATTGCAGGAATATTATTCTCTTTGGATTTGAGTAGTGCATCTCCTATTTTTTCGGTAACAACCCATTCATTTACCCTTCCGCCTGCTTCGAATAAACCTATAAGTGTACCTTTGGTTCGATGCATAGACATTACATTTTCGAAAAGAACCCAAAACACCACAAGGTGCATTGACCTGCAATATCACTTTGTTAACTTTGAATGTTTTTTATAGGGAATTTGCAATCGTATGGTATTGAACAATTACCTTGGTGTTTCAAGTGCATTGAGAATAGTTATAATTGCTGGAATATAAAGTAAAGCCCATTTTGGTATCACGATTTCGGGAAAGAAAACACATGTCGGAATAACAACGCAGTAAAACAAGAATGTCCCGGTATGAGCTATGATCTTTCTGACAAAGAAAAAGCTGTATATCACATGAACTTTCTTCCACAGGCTTACCCTCTGCATATACACACGGTAACAGAAAAATTACCATCCCGGTTCTTCATTTCTTAAATGAACTAAATAAAATACAACAATGAAAAAGTATTGATAAAATTTACTTGGCTCTTAATGATCTCCATGACCATTTTCCTGAAAAGATTCGCAGGTCCACAAGACCATCTGTGTTGCTGGAAACGAAAAGCTTTGAAAGTACTCGGTAATTCACTTTTTACCTTTCACATTTCATATACAGAGTAAATTAGTAAAATTATTACTACTTAAAAACCATTGAATACAGAGGAGGGAACGCATATGTTATACCAGGATTGCACCGACATAGACGAATTTCCATCCCTTGAGACTAGCACGAACTGATAGATCCATGTCCTCAACGGTTGTGCGGTCTTTCCATCCTCCAGCTTCTTTAAGCGCAAGAATTCTCCAAACGCCAGCAGTACCATTGAAACCAAAGAAAGCATAAGCGGAAGAACCAACTTCTTGCTCCACTTTGAAATGGTAATTCAGTGACATCTGCTGGACTCTCGTCATCAAACATGTATTTGCGTTCACTGCACAACATTTAcacacatacaaaaaaaaaatggatctCACTTTCTGGTGTATCCAATGCTATCAACTGTACGTATGGACAGAATTGACAAGAATTTACTGTTTCTACATAATGCAGGTGAAAGGTATAGTACATACTACAGTCGGGCATAATTTATATCTAGAAAATTCAGGCATGCTTTCGACCGTTCAAATTAAACTTCCTGCTACTAGTATACGAGTTTATAATTGAGCTTACCGAATTTCCAACGAGCTTGAACGAGACCAATTTCAGGGTTAT
This portion of the Papaver somniferum cultivar HN1 chromosome 11, ASM357369v1, whole genome shotgun sequence genome encodes:
- the LOC113323743 gene encoding glucomannan 4-beta-mannosyltransferase 9-like is translated as MIDIVHKDWVSLIPDTLLEWTKNGDITQELGILWQQLRVLCLIPFMKFAVYVCLTMSVMLFIEPVYMAIVILFVKLTGRKPEKRYKWEELKDDVEAGNSNYPMVLVQIPMYNEKEVYQLSIGAACALSWPSDRIIIQVLDDSTDPIVKDLVEVECQQWASKGINIKYQIRSNREGYKAGALKEGLKHKYVDMCEFVAIFDADFQPDPDFLYKSIPYFVHNPEIGLVQARWKFVNANTCLMTRVQQMSLNYHFKVEQEVGSSAYAFFGFNGTAGVWRILALKEAGGWKDRTTVEDMDLSVRASLKGWKFVYVGAILVKSELPSTFKAFRFQQHRWSCGPANLFRKMVMEIIKSQRVSLWKKVHVIYSFFFVRKIIAHTGTFLFYCVVIPTCVFFPEIVIPKWALLYIPAIITILNALETPRSMHLVVFWVLFENVMSMHRTKGTLIGLFEAGGRVNEWVVTEKIGDALLKSKENNIPAIKLSKKSKYSDFGDRLSLLELGMGTYILMCACYDVVFGKYWLFIYLFGQTIAFYVTGFGYVGTLSSHS